Proteins co-encoded in one Gossypium arboreum isolate Shixiya-1 chromosome 11, ASM2569848v2, whole genome shotgun sequence genomic window:
- the LOC108473568 gene encoding DNA repair protein recA homolog 2, mitochondrial isoform X1 encodes MAISFNSIVLNAVSKSPRLFPKFTRRDAITFVGASTRNLSSVGDVSEFQFDEFRDDNKEIKKDGALREALSQLSGDFGRESMLSLQRFFRSRHTPVISTGSLKLDLALGIGGLPKGRMVEIYGREASGKTTLALHIIKEAQKRGGYCAYFDVENAMDPSLAEAIGVNTQNLLISLPDCAENLLCAVHTLAKSGSVDVIVVDSVAALVPQCEIDGSIGDNKCDVQARIMTQALRKISSSLCRSNTLILFLNQVRYNSKQGQAFGHMDEVTCGGNALKFYSAIRLRMIRTGLLKNEDKVTGLGVCVQVVKNKLAPVMQKAELGIQFGRGFCRESEVLELACEYGIINKEGSNYYIEGKIFSGKQEAERYLAEKDGVLENIAMALRTILFERKM; translated from the exons ATGGCAATCTCTTTCAATTCTATTGTTCTTAATGCTGTGTCAAAGTCGCCTCGCTTGTTCCCTAAG TTTACACGAAGAGATGCAATCACTTTTGTTGGGGCTTCCACACGCAATCTTTCTTCTGTAG GTGATGTCTCAGAGTTCCAATTTGATGAATTTCGTGATGATAACAAAGAAATAAAGAAGGACGGGGCTCTGCGCGAGGCTCTCTCACAGCTTTCTGGGGATTTTGGCAGAGAGTCTATGTTGTCCTTGCAGCGTTTTTTCAGATCACGGCATACTCCTGTGATATCTACGGGCTCGTTAAAGCTTGATCTAGCACTTGGGATTGGAGGATTACCGAAG GGCAGGATGGTTGAAATTTATGGGCGAGAAGCATCAGGCAAGACAACATTAGCACTTCATATAATCAAAGAAGCTCAGAAACGTGGAG GGTATTGTGCATATTTTGATGTGGAGAATGCTATGGACCCTTCACTTGCAGAAGCAATAGGTGTAAACACACAAAATCTTCTTATTTCACTTCCTGATTGTGCTGAGAATTTGCTTTGTGCTGTTCACACACTGGCCAAAAGTGGATCTGTAGATGTAATTGTGGTTGATAGT GTTGCTGCCCTTGTCCCTcagtgtgaaattgatggttcaATTGGTGACAATAAGTGTGATGTACAAGCACGAATAATGACTCAAGCACTTCGAAAAATTTCTTCTTCTTTATGCCGTTCcaatactcttattttatttcttaatcAG GTAAGATATAATTCAAAACAAGGTCAAGCTTTTGGGCATATGGATGAGGTCACTTGTGGAGGAAATGCCCTGAAATTTTATTCCGCAATACGGTTGAGGATGATAAGAACTGGATTGCTGAAGAATGAGGATAAG GTAACTGGCCTAGGTGTTTGTGTGCAAGTGGTAAAAAACAAGCTAGCACCTGTAATGCAGAAAGCCGAGCTCGGGATCCAATTTGGCAGAGGGTTTTGCCGTGAATCCGAAGTCTTGGAGTTGGCATGCGAGTACGGAATCATCAACAAAGAAGGAAGCAACTACTACATTGAAGGTAAGATTTTTAGCGGTAAACAAGAAGCTGAACGATACTTGGCTGAAAAGGATGGTGTTCTTGAAAATATAGCCATGGCTTTAAGAACTATACTATTCGAAAGAAAAATGTGA
- the LOC108473589 gene encoding eukaryotic translation initiation factor 3 subunit E-like, producing MATYDLTPRIGPSLDRHLVFPLLEFLQERQLYPDEQILKAKIELLNKTNMVDYAMDIHKSLYHTDDVPQDMVERRVEVVARLKALEDAAAPLVTFLQNPNAVQELRADKQYNLQMLNDRYQIGPDQIEALYQYAKFQFECGNYSGAADYLYQYRALCTNSERSLSALWGKLAAEILMQNWDIALEELNRLKEIIDSKSFSSPLNQVQSRIWLMHWSLFIFFNHDNGRTQIIDLFNQDKYLNAIQTSAPHLLRYLATAFIVNKRRRPQFKEFIKVIQQDQCSYKDPITEFLACVYVNYEFDGAQKKMKECEEVILNDPFLGKRVEEGNFSTVLLKDEFLENARLFIFETYCRIHQRIDMGVLFEKLNLNYEEGERWIVNLIRNSKLDAKIDSETGTVIMEPNRPNVYEQLIDYTKALQGRTYKLVGQLLEHAQAQPAR from the exons ATGGCTACTTACGATCTAACCCCGCGTATCGGCCCGAGCCTAGACAGGCACTTAGTGTTTCCATTGCTGGAGTTCTTGCAAGAGCGACAACTATACCCAGATGAACAGATCTTGAAAGCAAAGATCGAGCTTTTGAACAAGACAAACATGGTCGATTACGCTATGGATATCCATAAGAGCCTTTACCACACCGATGATGTCCCTCAGGACATGGTCGAGAGGAGAGTCGAGGTTGTCGCTCGTCTCAAGGCTTTGGAAGATGCCGCCGCTCCTCTCGTCACTTTCTTGCAAAACCCTAACGCTGTTCAGGAATTGCGTGCTGATAAACAGTATAATCTCCAGATGCTTAATGACCGCTACCAG aTTGGTCCAGATCAAATAGAGGCATTATATCAGTATGCAAAATTCCAGTTTGAGTGTGGCAACTACTCTGGTGCTGCTGACTATCTGTATCAGTATCGGGCTTTATGTACTAACAGCGAAAGGAGTTTGAGTGCATTGTGGGGAAAGCTTGCTGCCGAGATACTGATGCAAAACTGGGATATTGCTCTTGAAGAACTTAATCGTTTGAAAGAAATAATTGATTCCAAG AGCTTCTCATCACCTTTGAACCAAGTTCAGAGTAGAATATGGCTCATGCATTGGAGCCTCTTCATCTTTTTCAACCATGACAATGGAAGAACACAGATCATCGACCTATTTAATCAAGACAA GTATCTAAATGCCATTCAAACCAGTGCTCCCCATCTTCTAAGGTACTTAGCCACTGCTTTTATTGTCAACAAAAGGAGAAGACCTCAATTCAAAGAATTTATCAAGGTTATCCAGCAAGATCAGTGCTCTTACAAAGATCCCATCACGGAGTTTTTGGCATGTGTTTATGTCAACTATGAATTTGATGGAGCACAGAAGAAGATGAAGGAGTGCGAAGAA GTGATACTGAATGATCCCTTCCTTGGAAAAAGAGTTGAAGAGGGCAACTTTTCTACTGTCCTATTAAAAGATGAGTTTCTTGAGAATGCTCGTCTATTTATCTTCGAGACATACTGTAGAATTCATCAGCGCATTGATATGGG GGTGCTTTTTGAGAAACTGAATTTAAATTACGAGGAGGGTGAAAGATGGATTGTGAATCTTATCCGAAACTCGAAACTTGATGCCAAGATTGATTCAGAGACTGGAACCGTTATTATGGAGCCTAATCGACCGAATGT TTATGAGCAGCTGATCGACTACACTAAGGCCCTTCAAGGGCGGACCTACAAGCTAGTCGGCCAGCTTCTCGAACATGCACAAGCGCAGCCTGCACGTTAA
- the LOC108473568 gene encoding DNA repair protein recA homolog 2, mitochondrial isoform X2: MDCQVSLFSSDIVDLFLFPVYTKRCNHFCWGFHTQSFFCDVSEFQFDEFRDDNKEIKKDGALREALSQLSGDFGRESMLSLQRFFRSRHTPVISTGSLKLDLALGIGGLPKGRMVEIYGREASGKTTLALHIIKEAQKRGGYCAYFDVENAMDPSLAEAIGVNTQNLLISLPDCAENLLCAVHTLAKSGSVDVIVVDSVAALVPQCEIDGSIGDNKCDVQARIMTQALRKISSSLCRSNTLILFLNQVRYNSKQGQAFGHMDEVTCGGNALKFYSAIRLRMIRTGLLKNEDKVTGLGVCVQVVKNKLAPVMQKAELGIQFGRGFCRESEVLELACEYGIINKEGSNYYIEGKIFSGKQEAERYLAEKDGVLENIAMALRTILFERKM, from the exons ATGGACTGTCAGGTATCTTTGTTTTCTTCTGACATTGTTGATTTGTTTCTTTTCCCAGTTTACACGAAGAGATGCAATCACTTTTGTTGGGGCTTCCACACGCAATCTTTCTTCT GTGATGTCTCAGAGTTCCAATTTGATGAATTTCGTGATGATAACAAAGAAATAAAGAAGGACGGGGCTCTGCGCGAGGCTCTCTCACAGCTTTCTGGGGATTTTGGCAGAGAGTCTATGTTGTCCTTGCAGCGTTTTTTCAGATCACGGCATACTCCTGTGATATCTACGGGCTCGTTAAAGCTTGATCTAGCACTTGGGATTGGAGGATTACCGAAG GGCAGGATGGTTGAAATTTATGGGCGAGAAGCATCAGGCAAGACAACATTAGCACTTCATATAATCAAAGAAGCTCAGAAACGTGGAG GGTATTGTGCATATTTTGATGTGGAGAATGCTATGGACCCTTCACTTGCAGAAGCAATAGGTGTAAACACACAAAATCTTCTTATTTCACTTCCTGATTGTGCTGAGAATTTGCTTTGTGCTGTTCACACACTGGCCAAAAGTGGATCTGTAGATGTAATTGTGGTTGATAGT GTTGCTGCCCTTGTCCCTcagtgtgaaattgatggttcaATTGGTGACAATAAGTGTGATGTACAAGCACGAATAATGACTCAAGCACTTCGAAAAATTTCTTCTTCTTTATGCCGTTCcaatactcttattttatttcttaatcAG GTAAGATATAATTCAAAACAAGGTCAAGCTTTTGGGCATATGGATGAGGTCACTTGTGGAGGAAATGCCCTGAAATTTTATTCCGCAATACGGTTGAGGATGATAAGAACTGGATTGCTGAAGAATGAGGATAAG GTAACTGGCCTAGGTGTTTGTGTGCAAGTGGTAAAAAACAAGCTAGCACCTGTAATGCAGAAAGCCGAGCTCGGGATCCAATTTGGCAGAGGGTTTTGCCGTGAATCCGAAGTCTTGGAGTTGGCATGCGAGTACGGAATCATCAACAAAGAAGGAAGCAACTACTACATTGAAGGTAAGATTTTTAGCGGTAAACAAGAAGCTGAACGATACTTGGCTGAAAAGGATGGTGTTCTTGAAAATATAGCCATGGCTTTAAGAACTATACTATTCGAAAGAAAAATGTGA
- the LOC108473568 gene encoding DNA repair protein recA homolog 2, mitochondrial isoform X3 yields the protein MLASLSHFCSKAMLMFTRRDAITFVGASTRNLSSVGDVSEFQFDEFRDDNKEIKKDGALREALSQLSGDFGRESMLSLQRFFRSRHTPVISTGSLKLDLALGIGGLPKGRMVEIYGREASGKTTLALHIIKEAQKRGGYCAYFDVENAMDPSLAEAIGVNTQNLLISLPDCAENLLCAVHTLAKSGSVDVIVVDSVAALVPQCEIDGSIGDNKCDVQARIMTQALRKISSSLCRSNTLILFLNQVRYNSKQGQAFGHMDEVTCGGNALKFYSAIRLRMIRTGLLKNEDKVTGLGVCVQVVKNKLAPVMQKAELGIQFGRGFCRESEVLELACEYGIINKEGSNYYIEGKIFSGKQEAERYLAEKDGVLENIAMALRTILFERKM from the exons ATGCTTGCTTCATTGAGTCATTTTTGTTCGAAAGCGATGCTTATG TTTACACGAAGAGATGCAATCACTTTTGTTGGGGCTTCCACACGCAATCTTTCTTCTGTAG GTGATGTCTCAGAGTTCCAATTTGATGAATTTCGTGATGATAACAAAGAAATAAAGAAGGACGGGGCTCTGCGCGAGGCTCTCTCACAGCTTTCTGGGGATTTTGGCAGAGAGTCTATGTTGTCCTTGCAGCGTTTTTTCAGATCACGGCATACTCCTGTGATATCTACGGGCTCGTTAAAGCTTGATCTAGCACTTGGGATTGGAGGATTACCGAAG GGCAGGATGGTTGAAATTTATGGGCGAGAAGCATCAGGCAAGACAACATTAGCACTTCATATAATCAAAGAAGCTCAGAAACGTGGAG GGTATTGTGCATATTTTGATGTGGAGAATGCTATGGACCCTTCACTTGCAGAAGCAATAGGTGTAAACACACAAAATCTTCTTATTTCACTTCCTGATTGTGCTGAGAATTTGCTTTGTGCTGTTCACACACTGGCCAAAAGTGGATCTGTAGATGTAATTGTGGTTGATAGT GTTGCTGCCCTTGTCCCTcagtgtgaaattgatggttcaATTGGTGACAATAAGTGTGATGTACAAGCACGAATAATGACTCAAGCACTTCGAAAAATTTCTTCTTCTTTATGCCGTTCcaatactcttattttatttcttaatcAG GTAAGATATAATTCAAAACAAGGTCAAGCTTTTGGGCATATGGATGAGGTCACTTGTGGAGGAAATGCCCTGAAATTTTATTCCGCAATACGGTTGAGGATGATAAGAACTGGATTGCTGAAGAATGAGGATAAG GTAACTGGCCTAGGTGTTTGTGTGCAAGTGGTAAAAAACAAGCTAGCACCTGTAATGCAGAAAGCCGAGCTCGGGATCCAATTTGGCAGAGGGTTTTGCCGTGAATCCGAAGTCTTGGAGTTGGCATGCGAGTACGGAATCATCAACAAAGAAGGAAGCAACTACTACATTGAAGGTAAGATTTTTAGCGGTAAACAAGAAGCTGAACGATACTTGGCTGAAAAGGATGGTGTTCTTGAAAATATAGCCATGGCTTTAAGAACTATACTATTCGAAAGAAAAATGTGA